GGATATGTTAGATGAATTAGCTTTCTGTTTGAATAGTAGGCTCCCATCTCAGGTGTCTAACTTGGCACTGAAAAACCCCATCTAGAGCCCTGCCACTAATGGAAAGTTATTGTTATCTAGTAAAATAGTTAAATGTATTACAATATTACTTTTGATCCATATTGCCCAGCTCTAGTGTGTGTTGTCTAGAGATTCTAAACATAATTGACAGCAGCCATGGCAAACGCAGTAACAGGGGATAATTAGGCTCAGCTCTTGTTTTAGAGATTACAAATATATAATTCATTCAAAAACAGTAAATTCATATTCGCCTTCATCAGAATGAAATTACAGCTGTGCCTATTTTCTCCTTGTGAAcattatttttgtttttaatttaatctttaactaggcaagtcagttaagaaaaaaatatgatttacaatgacggtctaacAAAAGGCCTCCTTGCGGTAACGGGTGCAGGGGtaaaacattcattaaaaatataggacaaaacacacatgacaagagagacaccacaaaacACTGCatcaagagagacctaagacaacaacatagcatggcagcaacacatgacaacacagcatggtagcaacacaacttgACAACAACGTTgttggtagcaacacagcatggcggcagcacaacatggtagcagcacaaaacatggtacacacattattgggcacagacaaagggcaagaagatagagacaacaatacatcacgcgaagcagccacatCTGTCATTaacagtgtccatgattgagtctttggcTACGCCTCTACTTTTAGTTGGTTGAAGTACTCTTATCTCTTGGAAACATTAACAACAAGTCATGCTTTATACCATGGTGCGTCTCTGATTGTATTCCCCCAGGTCCTACTGTAAGGATCACAGTCCCACCCAGTCCTTGCCAGTGTCGGCTTGTGTCAGTGAGCCTATGTCCTGCTCAGTGTGTCTGGACCCCATAGAGCCTGTCCTCTCCTACTCCATTCTCAAGTGTCCTGCCTGCCATGGCAGCTGGTTTCACAGAGACTGCGTGCAGGTAGCTACATCCCAGACTAGCAATGGCCATCTTGGGTGAATATGGGAATACATGATTTTTCATACTACATAAAAGGTGTTGTAACAGTTCCTTGCAATGTGCTACAATGTGCATAACCCTTATTTCTTCCCTCTATATGGCATTACATTTGCATATATGGGCTTTGTGAAGCATCTATGATGGCCGTATAAAGAGTTTATGAAGGCTTGTAAGTGACTACATGCATTCTCTTATTTATTTCCTATGTATTGCTCCAGAACCAGGCTCATAGTGCTGGCATGTTCTTCTTCAGATGCACTCTGTGCAACAACAAGGACATGTTCCAGCAGGAGATGCTCCAGATGGGAGTCCACATACCTGAGAGGTATTATTTACCTTACAGAACATTCTGCCCTAAACCTTTTTAAttgtctactgtactgtgtggtcCATGCTCTACTTTATGTATGGTCCAGGCTCAACTGTATGTATGGTCcatgctctactgtatgtatggtccaggctctactgtatgtatggtccatgctctactgtatgtatggtccaggctctactgtatgtatggtccaggctctactgtatgtatggtCCAGGCTCTACTGTATTGTGTTTATGGTCCAGGCTCTACTTTATTGTGTTCATGGTCCAGGCTCTACTGTATACATGGTCCaggctctactgtatgtatggtccaggctctactgtatgtatggtccaggctctactgtatgtatggtacaggctctactgtatgtatggtCCAGGCTCTACTTTATTGTGTTCATGGTCCAGGCTCTACTGTATGCATGGTCCAGGCTCTACTGTATTGTGTTCATGGTCCAGACTCTACTGTATACATGGCCCAGGCTCTACTTAATGTATGGTCCAGGCTCTACGTTATTGTGTTTATGGTCCAGGCTCTACTTTATTGTGTTTATGGTCCaggctctactgtatgtatggtCCAGGCTCTACACTATTGTGTTTATGGTCCAGGCTCTACTTTATTGTGTTTATGGTCCaggctctactgtatgtatggtCCAGGCTCTACTGTATACATGGCCCaggctctactgtatgtatggtCCAGGCTCTACTGTATACATGGACCaggctctactgtatgtatggtccaggctctactgtatgtatggtCCAGGCTCTACTGTATTGTGTTCATGGTCCAGGCTCTACTGTATTGTGTTCATGGTCCAGgctctactgtatgtatagcCCAGGCTCTACGTTATTGTGTTTATGGTCCAGGCTCTACGTTATTGTGTTTATGGTCCAGGCTCTACTTTATTGGGTTTATGGTCCAGGCTCTACTTTATTGGGTTTATGGTCCaggctctactgtatgtatggtCCAGGCTCTACACTATTGTGTTTATGGTCCAGGCTCTACTTTATTGTGTTTATGGTCCaggctctactgtatgtatggtCCAGGCTCTACTGTATACATGGCCCaggctctactgtatgtatggtccaggctctactgtatacatggtccaggctctactgtatgtatggtccaggctctactgtatgtatggtccaggctctactgtatgtatggtCCAGGCTCTACTGTATTGTGTTCATGGTCCAGGCTCTACTGTATTGTGTTCATGGTCCAGgctctactgtatgtatagcCCAGGCTCTACGTTATTGTGTTTATGGTCCAGGCTCTACGTTATTGTGTTTATGGTCCAGGCTCTACTTATGTATGGTCCAGGCTCTACACTATTGTGTTTATTGGGTTTATGGTCCAGGCTCTACTTTATTGGGTTTATGGTCCaggctctactgtatgtatggtCCAGGCTCTACTGTATTCATGGCCCAGGCTCTATTGTATGTATGGTCCAGGCTCTACTGTATTGTGTTTATGGTCCAGGCTCTACTTTATTGTGTTTATGGTCCaggctctactgtatgtatggtCCAGGCTCTACACTATTGTGTTTATGGTCCAGGCTCTACTTTATTGTGTTTATGGTCCaggctctactgtatgtatggtCCAGGCTCTACTGTATACATGGCCCaggctctactgtatgtatggtCCAGGCTCTACTGTATACATGGACCaggctctactgtatgtatggtccaggctctactgtatgtatggtccaggctctactgtatgtatggtCCAGGCTCTACTGTATTGTGTTCATGGTCCAGGCTCTACTGTATTGTGTTCATGGTCCAGgctctactgtatgtatagcCCAGGCTCTACGTTATTGTGTTTATGGTCCAGGCTCTACGTTATTGTGTTTATGGTCCAGGCTCTACTTTATTGGGTTTATGGTCCAGGCTCTACTTTATTGGGTTTATGGTCCaggctctactgtatgtatggtCCAGGCTCTACACTATTGTGTTTATGGTCCAGGCTCTACTTTATTGTGTTTATGGTCCaggctctactgtatgtatggtCCAGGCTCTACTGTATACATGGCCCaggctctactgtatgtatggtCCACGCTCTACTGTATACATGGACCaggctctactgtatgtatggtccaggctctactgtatgtatggtCCAGGCTCTACTGTATTGTGTTCATGGTCCAGGCTCTACTGTATTGTGTTCATGGTCCAGgctctactgtatgtatagcCCAGGCTCTACGTTATTGTGTTTATGGTCCAGGCTCTACGTTATTGTGTTTATGGTCCAGGCTCTACTTTATTGGGTTTATGGTCCaggctctactgtatgtatggtCCAGGCTCTACTGTATTCATGGCCCaggctctactgtatgtatggtCCAGGCTCTACTGTATTGTGTTTATGGTCCAGGCTCTACTTTATTGTGTTTATGGTCCAGGCTCTACTGTTTGTATGGTCCaggctctactgtatgtatggcccaggctctactgtatgtatggaccaggctctactgtatgtatggtccaggctctactgtatgtatggtCCAGGCTCTACTGTATTGTGTTCATGGTCCAGGCTCTACTGTATTGTGTTTATGGTCCAGGCTCTACTGTATGCATGGTCCAGGCTCTACTGTATTGTGTTTATGGCCCAGGCTCTACTGTATGCGTGGCCCAGGCTCTACTGTATGTGTGGTCCaggctctactgtatgtatggtCTAGGCTCTACTGTATACACGGCCCAagctctactgtatgtatggcccatgctctactgtactgtatggcccatgctctactgtactgtgtggtcCAGGCTCTACTGTACTGCATTTATGACCCATTCTCTACTGTACGGTATGTCTTGTCcaggctctactgtactgtatggtcCAGGCTCTACTGTACGGCATGTCTTGTCcaggctctactgtactgtatgctctactgtactgtatgctcCATGCTCGACTGTACTGTATGCTCaatgttctactgtactgtgtggtcCAGGCTCTACTGTACTGCATTTATGGTccatgctctactgtactgtatggtccaggctctactgtactgtatgtcttgTCCAGGCTCTACTGTACGGTATGCCTTGTCCAGGCTCTACTGTACGGTATGTATGTTCCagggtctctgtgtgttctgtgggaCGTGGTTGACAGCAGTCACAGTACACCAGAAGACGCATTTCTGATCTAACAGTTAAAGTACAAATAAAGTACTGTTGCATTAGTGTTGTGGCGTTATGAGTTTTAACTAAAGTTTTCTGTATGTGTGCCATAGAGATGCAGCCTGGGAGCTGGAAGAAAATGCCTATGGAGAGTTATTGCAGGTGTACCAGCACTGTGATGCCAAAAAATGTCTCTCCCACAGTGGTCGGACATATTCTTCACGCACTGGGTAAGCtctaatgttgtgtgtttgtgtgtgtggctgaaatGGTTGACGAACCAAAATGTGTTTATCTCTAAAATTAAATTGGGTCTCACTCATATGTCTTTTTGGTTTTCAGATGGTTTCAAATTCTGCGCTGTGCCCTCTGTGGCTCTAGTGGCACCCATCGAAAATGTGGTTCCCTCAAACTTGACGAGACTAACTGGGCTTGTGAGGACTGTGCAGGATCTGTGGATGGGACAGGTAGGTTATTTGCCGTACTGTGTCTGTTTTGATCTAACTGGGCAGTGAAGTTATGACCAGACCAGTTATGATTGGAATGAAGAACTGCTTTTATTGTCTTTATAAAGTCTATTCTCTCTCTGATAATCATTGTTATTTCTTGTTTAGCTTCACTCCCCAGACACACTGACTCTCCACAGCCCGGTGGGCAGAGAAGAAGCAGGACTTCTAAAAGGAGTCTCACACTGACCCCTCGCCAATCACCCATAGTCTGTAAAAGGTACAGTACATtattgtttagtttttttttttcacaTAAAAATCCTTGGAGCCTTTCAGCCAGTCTATTGATAGTGACCACACATTGCACCTGGGGGCATGGCATCAAAACCTGAATGGCACGGCTTCAAGCCTCGACTGTGCCGCTTTCCATTCCAagtccactctctccccatctcaatAACTTAACCATTGTATCTATCAATAAAAACTATCAAATACATTTAGAAAAATACTTCAAATTTTTTGTACTTGGCATCATATACCAAGTCCAAATGTTTTCTAGGGGACTTGTTTTTTGGTCTTACCTTATATGTTGTGCCAAGAACACATTGGAGATAAACGTAGATTATTTCATGATTGGCAGGCCATTTTTGTTGGGAGGCTCTGCTAGAGAGATCCTACAGGAGCTTGCCAGTCAGACATCACAGCACCAACCATCCATGCCAGTGGTGGTGAATGGAAACAAGGTCCTGGAGGCTGCCATGGAGCTAGTGAAGAGGAGTGACTTCAACCCGTCCCATGCCCTTGCAGTGAGATTCACAAGCAGCAAGCACAGTTCCAGCCCAGACATCTGCCCTGGCAACACCCGGCACTTCCTCAGGCTCCTGGTGCAGCAGCTCCAGAACACTGTCTTTGAAGGTCCGGATGGTGCCAAGACCCTGACCCTCGATGCAAGAGGTAGGTCAATACCACCCCCATACAAAACACTCTCCAGCTTTCAGTCATAAACTGACGCTAGCACCATCACTTGCTTGTTGCTAGAAGTTTTGGGTCATGAACTCACATTCATAGTAACATTTGggagttacagttgaagtctgaagtttacatacaccttagccaaatacatttcaattcagtttttcacaatttctgacatttaatccttgtaaaaattccctgtcttgggtcagttaggatcatcactttattttaagaatgtgaaatgtcagaataatagtagagaggatgatttatttcagcttttatttatttcaccacattcccagtgggtcagagctttacatacactcaattagtatttggtagcattgcctttaaattgtttaacttgggtcaaacgtttcgggtagccttccacaagcttcccacaataagttgggtgaattttggtccattccttctgacagagctggtgtaactgagtcaggtttgtaggcctccttactcgcatgcactttttcagttctgcccacaaatgttctataggattgaggtcaaggctttgtgatggccactcccaataccttgactttgttgtcctaaagccattttttcacaactttgaaagtatgcttggggtcaatgtccatttggaagacccatttgcgaccatgctttaacttcctgactgatgtcttgagatgatgcttcaatatgtccacatacttttcctccctcatgatgccatctattttgtgaagtgcaccagtccctcctgcagcaaagcacccccacaacatgatggctgatttcttttgattttcccatgatgtcaagcaaagaggcactgagtttgaaggtaggccttgaaatacatccacaggtacacctcaaatgatgtcaattagtctatcagaagcttctaaagccatgacatcattttctggaattttccaagctgtttaaaggcacagtcaacttactgtatgtaaacttctgacccactggaattgtgatacagtgaaatattctgtctgtaaacaattgttggaaaaatgacttgtgtcatgcacaaagtagatgtcctaactgacttgccaaaactatagtttgttatcaagacatttgtggagtggttgaaaaacgagtattaatgactccaacctagtgtatataaacttccgacttattATCAAATACCGGGGGATGTGGTTTCGATCTGTTTTCAACTTCTCTCAGTGCTTGaattggactgaaataggtgccggtactcattttgggttCTGTGTATATTTAGGTGCTGGAACTCCACAATACTTTgggctaatattctataagaggaacaggagctcaagtagtagaacatttgaggtgctggtactcagctctggggagctcctgcccaagtcaagtgCTGGCTTCTCTATGTTGTCTCATTTCTATGTCCTGTTTCCTAGCTCTGAGGGAGGACGTCTACTTTGACGTGGGGTGTCTTCTGTCCCTGAGTCTGGTCCACGGGGGACCTCCTCTGGGCTTCTTCTCCAGGGCTCTCTACCTGTGTCTGTTCAACTTCCCTAGGGATACACCTCTCACTGTGGAAGACATGGGCAGCACTGTATTCACAGACAAAGTCAAGAAGGTACATATTTTAacatgtctctttcctctcttagATGCTGAATAGATTTATTTAGTTGGACCTTCTAATGTTACAAAGGCCTTAAAGGATTGGTTCACAATTTTGAACCAAATCTCTATTTTCGATGGAAATGGCGTATTGTTGAAGGGTCCTGACGCTTTTTTGCGATTTCACTTGTTTTTGAGAAACTGTCCCCACACGCAATATACTTCCTCACTGCTCGTTCTGCAATATGGGGGCTATGGAAAAATATGAACAAGGGTtccaaaaacacccaaatacTTCCTTTTGGAAAGGTTCTTCTCTGTGTAGCCCCGCAGAACAGCCAGTAAGGGGAGAACGCTCGAATCAAACAAAATGGAACATAACTTTGCTAATAAATTCTGAGTTACCCaatttcatgtgtacaacatctaaagacccGTATCACTATAGTGAGAGCTTTGCCGTTGCTAAAAGAACatatttgggtgtttttggagGCTTGTTCACATTTTTCCGTAACCCCATAATGCAGAACGAGCAATGAGGAAGTCTATTACAAGTCGGGATAGTTCCTCAAAACCAAGTAAAATTGCTAAAAAGTGTCTGGACCCTATAGCATGCCATTTACATCAAAAATAAAGATTTGTTTCAAAAATTGTTAACCAATCCTTTAACTCATACGACATCTCTTTTGGTTCAGATTCAGGAATCCAAGTCCTTGGAGGAATTGAGAGAGGCAATGGAGTCAGCTTCAGAATACCTGGAAGTGGCTGGGTGCACAAGACCAGTTGAGAGCCTTTCGGACAAAGATATACTCGTTAAAGACATTGTAAGCTTCCACCTAATAACAAGAATGCAGTTACCCGTCCAAAGGTTTGTATGTCTATGGGTATTTCCTTTAGAAAAAGGGTGCCTTTTTGACTCTGTTTCACATTCAACATGTTTTATCATTGCTCAAACATATTTTAAACTGTCACTAGTATTCTACTGTAACTGTGTTTGAAACATTGTAATCCTGGTTTctgttaaatatattttgtttaactTTGTGTTTGTAGGTTCTGTGAGGGTCTGAAAACCCTTGGTCTGTTTGACCAGGTCCAGATGTTTCCAGGAGCCTTTGTtggtctgttctgttcctctcatGACAAGCTGACTGCTGACACCATGGCAGCTCTCTTCACTGTTCAGTTTTCAGACCAGGAAGAGACCGCAGGGAAGGAGACCACTGTGGTCACCTTTTGGAGACATTACCTATTGGAGTGTGAAGGTATTTGACCTCTAATGACTCAATTATTGAAGTATTTATTTGATCATTTAagatatacactactgttcaaaagtttggggttacttagaaatgtctttttttttaaagaagagcacatttttttgtaacatcaaattgatcagaaagagtgtagatattgttaatattgtaaattactattgtagctggaaacagcagatttttttatttaatatcTATCTACGGCGTACAgtgacccattatcagcaaacatcactcctgtgttccaatggcacgttgtgttagctaatccaagtttatcattttaaaaggctaattgatcattagaaaacctttgaATGGTGTTTTGCGTGTACaatttaatgaaactgccagttgaggacttgtgaggcatctgtttctcaaactagacattctaatttacttgtcctcttgctcagttgtgcaccgggacctcccactcctctttctattctggttagagcctgttggcactgttctgtgaagggagtagtacacagcgttgtacgagatcttcagtttcttgccaatttctcgcatgaaatagccttcatttctcagaacaggaatagacggacaagtttcagaagaaaggactttgtttctgaccattttgagcctgtcatcgaacccacaaatgctgatgctccggATACTCatctagtctaaaggccagttttattgcttaagtaatcagttttcagctgtgttaacagaattgcaaaatgtttttctaatgatcaattagccttttaaaatgataatcttggattagctaacacaacgtaacattggaacacaggagtgatggttgctgataacgggcctctgtacgccgatgaagatattccattacaaaatctgccgtttccagctacaattgttatttacaacattaacaatgtctacactgtatttctgatcaatttgatgtcattttaatgtacaaaatgttttacattttctttcaacaacaaagacatttctaagtgacccctaatttttgaacggtagtgtacatatcaAGCCAAGAAGAACAAGCCGTATAGACAGTGT
Above is a genomic segment from Oncorhynchus gorbuscha isolate QuinsamMale2020 ecotype Even-year linkage group LG10, OgorEven_v1.0, whole genome shotgun sequence containing:
- the LOC124045321 gene encoding G2/M phase-specific E3 ubiquitin-protein ligase-like isoform X2; protein product: MSSGVYQRGEENEGIYGFLVDDIKQEVRRSSRLKCAVCKKNGASVGCYVKSCQKKVHFPCGKQHQFIFQFTDLFPSYCKDHSPTQSLPVSACVSEPMSCSVCLDPIEPVLSYSILKCPACHGSWFHRDCVQNQAHSAGMFFFRCTLCNNKDMFQQEMLQMGVHIPERDAAWELEENAYGELLQVYQHCDAKKCLSHSGRTYSSRTGWFQILRCALCGSSGTHRKCGSLKLDETNWACEDCAGSVDGTASLPRHTDSPQPGGQRRSRTSKRSLTLTPRQSPIVCKRPFLLGGSAREILQELASQTSQHQPSMPVVVNGNKVLEAAMELVKRSDFNPSHALAVRFTSSKHSSSPDICPGNTRHFLRLLVQQLQNTVFEGPDGAKTLTLDARALREDVYFDVGCLLSLSLVHGGPPLGFFSRALYLCLFNFPRDTPLTVEDMGSTVFTDKVKKIQESKSLEELREAMESASEYLEVAGCTRPVESLSDKDILVKDIVSFHLITRMQLPVQRFCEGLKTLGLFDQVQMFPGAFVGLFCSSHDKLTADTMAALFTVQFSDQEETAGKETTVVTFWRHYLLECEVGRCATSLEDVLIFATSADVVPAVGFSPSPTLSFLHPLDPAGAFPVSQPSSNRLLLPVVPSYQAFKKHMEYAVCQLTVLQII
- the LOC124045321 gene encoding G2/M phase-specific E3 ubiquitin-protein ligase-like isoform X1, whose translation is MKRRIRRSEQEYLDCCALCKCSENCPDKYGEKITLKSQELTVHYFCLLMSSGVYQRGEENEGIYGFLVDDIKQEVRRSSRLKCAVCKKNGASVGCYVKSCQKKVHFPCGKQHQFIFQFTDLFPSYCKDHSPTQSLPVSACVSEPMSCSVCLDPIEPVLSYSILKCPACHGSWFHRDCVQNQAHSAGMFFFRCTLCNNKDMFQQEMLQMGVHIPERDAAWELEENAYGELLQVYQHCDAKKCLSHSGRTYSSRTGWFQILRCALCGSSGTHRKCGSLKLDETNWACEDCAGSVDGTASLPRHTDSPQPGGQRRSRTSKRSLTLTPRQSPIVCKRPFLLGGSAREILQELASQTSQHQPSMPVVVNGNKVLEAAMELVKRSDFNPSHALAVRFTSSKHSSSPDICPGNTRHFLRLLVQQLQNTVFEGPDGAKTLTLDARALREDVYFDVGCLLSLSLVHGGPPLGFFSRALYLCLFNFPRDTPLTVEDMGSTVFTDKVKKIQESKSLEELREAMESASEYLEVAGCTRPVESLSDKDILVKDIVSFHLITRMQLPVQRFCEGLKTLGLFDQVQMFPGAFVGLFCSSHDKLTADTMAALFTVQFSDQEETAGKETTVVTFWRHYLLECEVGRCATSLEDVLIFATSADVVPAVGFSPSPTLSFLHPLDPAGAFPVSQPSSNRLLLPVVPSYQAFKKHMEYAVCQLTVLQII